A stretch of DNA from Spirosoma endbachense:
ATCGGCAGCCCAGCTTATAGGTTTGTCATCAACCCCATTCATGACTATTCCGTATAAAATATAAATTGGAAGAGTACTAGGTGTTTTATTGATCGAAACAGTCATGTGAGTGTAAATTATCTGCACATGACACAACGTTCCTTCCCCTATACAAAAAAACATTTCAGACGATCGGTAACCGGTTTCGTACTTTATCTTGTACTTGGGCAGTATGCGCCTGTAGCTATTGGTCAGCTAAAGACAGATACCGACTCAATACGAACGCATACGCTCAATCAAATTACGGTTAAAGGCGTACGACCGACCGTTGTTGAATCATTACCCGAGGTGCACAATACCTACCTGATGGGCGGTAAACGCAGTGAGGTTATTCGGCTGTCTGACATTGACGTCAATGTCGCCGAAAAGAATCCGCGACAGGTGTTTGCCCGAATTCCCGGTGTGTTCATTTACGACATGGACGGCACCGGTAACCAGATAAATATTGCTACACGCGGTCTGGACCCACACCGATCGTGGGAAAATAATATTCGCCAGAATGGCATCATTACCAACTCCGATATGTATGGCTATCCGGCTAGCCATTACTCACCTCCGATGGAAAGTATTGATCGGATTGAGTTTGTGCGAGGAATGGGTTCGCTACAATACGGTGCGCAATTTGGCGGTATGCTTAATTACGTAACTAAAGGCGCCGATACCTCGCGTCGATTCAGTTTCCAGACGCTCAATTCTGTTGGGACATACGGCCTGTTGAGTACCTATAATGCCATTGGTGGTCGAGTTGGCAAGTGGACATACTATGCCTATTATTACCGACGGCATTCGAATGGATATCGGGAAAATAGTAAATCGGATGCCGAAGCTCAACTGGGGCGGCTGCACTTTCAGGCAACGAAGCGCCTGGGGCTAACTGCAGAACTAGGCCGCTCAACGTATACCTACCAGATTCCCGGTCCGCTCACCGATGCCATGTTTGCACAGGACCCGCGCCAGTCGACCCGGAGTCGAAACTATTTTAATCCGGATATTTATGTTCCATCGCTGAAACTGGCCTGGCAAATCTCCGATCGGACCAGTTTGCTCTGGACAACATCGGCCGTACTGGGGGCTCGAAACAGTGTTCAGATTGACGCCTTTGCAACAATACCTGACACCGTTAATCGAATGACCGGCCAATATCGGCCCCGGCAGGTGGATGTCGACCATTTCAATAGTTATACAACAGAAGCCCGGATACTACATCAATACAAATTGGGCTCCGTTGGCGGAGCTTTAGCCGCTGGTGTCCAGTTAATGCGAACAGACCTGCACCGGCAGCAGCTTGGCGTAGGCTCAACGGGTAGTGATTTTGATCTCTCCCTGAGTACTCCATTTAAGCGAGACCTGCATTATCGAACGAAAAACATCGCCTTTTTTGCCGAAAATAACCTCAACCTTACAGATCGTCTGACCATTTCGCCCGGCATTCGGATTGAAAGCGGAACGACCGAAATGCGTGGAACTATTACCTATTATGACCCCGCTAATCTCCCAACAAATATTAGCCATCATTTTGCCTTGTTGGGTGTCAATGCGAACTATAAACTTACGGATGAAGTGAAACTATACGGCGGCTGGTCGCAGGCGTACCGCCCCGTGGTTTTCAAGGATATTATTCCAGCCTCGACCTATGAACAGATCGATAAGAATCTGAAAGATGCGTATGGGTATAACGCCGAACTAGGCATTGAGGGACGCTGGCAGGGCGTACACATAAATCTGACACTCTTTGACCTTTTATACCGTAATCGGCTGGGTACTTTGCTACTGACGAATCCGGACGGAACGAACTATATTTTTCGGACAAACATTGGCGACAGCCGAAGTACGGGTATCGAGGCTCTGCTTGAATCGCAGTTGATTCGTACCGACAAAGTCCTGATCAGTGGATTTACATCAACCGCGGTTAACCATGCACGGTATATCAATGGTCAGGTATCGACTGGAAGCGAAAATCGGTCAGTGAAGGGCAATCAGGTTGAATCGGCTCCCCGCTGGACAACCCGAAATGGATTGACGGCCCGGTATGGAACCGCCAGCCTGACACTTCAGTACAGTTACGTTAGCCAAACATTCTCCGATCCACTGAACACAACCGTAGCGTCGGCTAATGGGGCAATTGGACCCGTGTCTGCCTATAGCCTATGGGACCTGAATGGAACCTGGCACATTGGCCGCCAATTGACCCTGCGGGGGAGTGTCAATAACCTGCTCAACAGACAATATTTTACCAAGCGTCCGACATTTTACCCAGGGCCGGGTGTCTGGCCTTCCGATGGACGTAGTGCGGTGCTAACAGTCGGGCTGACTTTTTGATGATGCACATTCGGGAAAACGTAAATGTCGAGTTTGCATTCTGGCCCGTCATATTAATAGCGTACACCGTTCGTAATAAACAATAACCCTATTTTTCCTGGAATCAGGCCGTTTTTTTGGGAATTTCCCTCAAAACGGCCTGATTATTGCATAAAATCTATAGTAAATGTCGCCTGTTCGATCGTGCAAAATTCCAGCTTACAAGTTGTTTACTTGATGCCGGAGATTGCCCTAAGTATGGCTGGTTTGCCAGCACGGCAACTACGAAAGATCCAGGGCGACATTGGGTTTCTATATGTACTGGTTTCAGTTACATACTTGTGACTTTGTTTAACTATTCAGGTCAAAAATACAGGCGTTTTGCCTACAGGATTTTACGGAATGATTAGAATAACATCAAGTAATAAGACCGATGAGTATGTCCCTTCAAGCTCTGCTGACTTACCGGTTGTAATTGAAAACTGGCACCACGCAGTCATAGATCTTCATACCTGGTATGAAACTTTAAGTCAAACGATTGCTGCTCACAAACAGGTAGCCCGCAAATTGATGCATCCCGGTGCTAACTTCTATGGTCAATACCCACTTTGTGATCTTGAACAGGTTCATTGTGCGATGATTCAGGAAATCAGCCAGTTGATAAGCGTTATGGATAAATCGTCGGCGCAGAATCAACTATCTGAACAGGCAACCATCGAGTGCCTTCATGCCCATACACTACGGCTACAGGAGCAGGCCCGCCGAATCCAGCAGGTACTTTGCCAAAGTACATAAATGCCTCCTGAAACGCCACATGGTACAGATCGGACAGGATTTATGCCTGACAATCAGTACCATGATCGTAGAACGTATCCGCTGTAACCAGCGATATGTACGATTCTTCGTCATTTTATTTCTTGCCAACTAATGAATTCCGTTCATTAGCAATGCTGCTCATGCTTGAATTAAAGCAGTTTATTCCTTCAGCGGGTAGGTGATCACTATTGCCTGCATATAAATTCCCGCTTGGTCGCGCTAGATTTTATGGGTGTGGTCCAGAACAATTTGCCAGATATAGACTTTGAATCGCTTGTTGGGTTATCTGTATAGATGACGCAAATGCTACACGAACAGGCGAAAATAACCCCTGAAGCACTCTTTCATCCCGGTAAATGGAAACTGGATATTGGATGGATAGCAAAACTTTAAGCGCTATCAGTGCCAATCTTATAGGTATTATCTGATTTGCTTCCCAGATAAAGAGGCATCCAAAGCGATAGGTTCAACAATCAACTCAATTGCACTTAGGCTATCCGACCTTAGAGGGGATAGGATTGCTGGGCCGCAAAAACAAACAAAGAGCGCGCAGAGCTTATCTAGTGAAAAACTTATCGGTACTCTCTTTTTTATTAGTAGGAATTTTCTTGCTTGATTTTATATGGCTTTATGGTTAATAGTGGGCTATTAGACGCGCTTAAAGAATACTTTGTAGAATTTAATATTAAACTATAATTAAAATACAATTTAATCTTTGGTAATGCCTGTAAATTCCTGATTTAATGAGTAAAAATACTCATATTCTGGACTAATTCTTGCAGATTGTGTTTTGTGTAAAATTGTACTTTTATTCTATAAAGAGCTTACTATGTATGCTTAATAGATATATATGTATACAATAATAAATTAACTAAGATCGGTATATAATTTTGTATTTCTTTCATAAAATGTAATATTATATTAAAATATAGACTAAAAATGAATTATTAATTTTAAGGGTATGTCGATCAGTTTTTATAAGAAATTATAATTTTTTTTATATTTGCCTTTGGATTAAAAAAATGCTCACCTACTTTTGCAGGATACTTACTGCAAGTATTATAACCTAATCTACTCTAATCAATTTATGAGAAGAAATTTACTGTTGAGCCTCCTGCTGGTGTGCTCAACCTGGGCTTTTTGTTGGGCGCAGGAACGGAAAATTACGGGAAAGGTATCTTCAGCTGAAGATGGAACCACGCTTCCCGGTGTGTCGGTGGTCGTAAAAGGGACCACGGTTGGAGCTGTCACGGATGGCAGTGGTACCTACTCGATAGCGGCCCCTGCAAAAGGTGCGTTGGTGTTCTCCTTCATTGGCATGGCGTCCAAAGAAGTTGAGATAGGAGCGAACTCAGTCATTGATGTCAAATTAGCAACGGATACCAAACAACTTGCCGAAATTGTCGTAACAGGGGTCGGGGTTGCTACCGACAAACGGAAAATTGCCATATCGGTTGAATCCGTTAGTGGAAAAGATTTACCACAAACGCCTTCTGCTTCTGTAGATCAAGCCCTGATCGGTAAAATTCCGGGTGCTCAGATCACCAGCCGGAGCGGTACACCGGGCGCTGACGTAAACATTCTGTTGCGCGGAATCAACACCATCAACCGGGGAACGCAACCCATGATTCTGATTGATGGTATCCAAATGGGAGCGACCAGCCTGCAAACGATTGATTTGAACTCAATCGAGCGGGTTGAGGTAGTACAGGGCGCAGCAGCAGCTACTATTTATGGAGCGCAGGGCGCAAACGGTGTAATTCAACTGTTTACCAAAAAAGGTAAAAACGGCGTGTTGAATATCGATTTCTCGTCCAGCATTGCAGAAAATACATACTTGAATGTAGGCGGTTTAAGCAAAGCGAAATTCCATGCTTTTGCCACCGATGCCAGCAATAATATCATTGGATCGTCGGGTAAGCCAATCGTATATGATGCTCTCAATGGCATCTATTCGGAGAACGTACAGTATAATTCTACTGACCCGACCGTTACGAACAGCAAGCCTTACAACGCGAATCTGCTATACCACGATCACTTCGATTATTTCTTCAAACCAGCCCAAACAGTTAATAACAGTGTTTCCATTTCGGGTGGAAGTCAGAAAGCCGATTTTGGCCTGTCTGCTTCCAATAGCCATCAGGAAAGTAACATTATTAACAATGGGTATTGGGATCGGAGCAACCTATCGGCCAACATTGGGATGCAGCTGGCCAAAGGGCTTACCCTTCGTTCGATCACGCAGTTAGCTTACACCAAAAGCACACTGAAAACCAGTGACCGGACCATTCTGTTCAGCTTGTTGAATGCGTATCCATTGGCTGATTTTGATCTGACAACCACGGATGGTTCTATTCCTTATAACATGAACCAGACCATTGGTATCAATGCGTCGAACCCATCGTATCGGCAGGCATACACCCGGAACAATGACAATAAGGTTGACATCATTCAGAACCTGAACCTTAATTATAAGTTTCCGAAGTATGTTGATTTAGACCTGAAATACGGGTTGAATTTCCAGACGCAGAACCGTGATCTGGAATACATGAACCAGGCAAACAATGCCAATAACAAATATTGGTTAACGCAGGGATCAACCAACTATATCTCGAACTACAACACAACGAATACGGGTGATCTCACAAAGTATGTGAACAGTAAAGTGTTCCAGAATTTCCTGGCAACGGCTACGGCTTCTTTTGACTTTAAAGAAGATTTTCACCTGAATGTCCCGATCAAATCGACCACCCAGGCATTGTTCGACTGGCGTAACAGTCAGGTAAAAGAATATACCAGTGCGGGCATTGGTTTACCGGCTGCCTATTCGCCCTACAATGCCGCAAATACCACATCGTGGCGGGTCTATCGCGATTACTCGGAGCCATTTATTACCTATGGCTATTTATTGAATCAGCGGTTCGAATATGGTGAGTTTGCCGGGATTTCGGGTGGTTTCCGGAGTGATTATTCATCGGCCTTTGGTCAGGGCTCCAAGCCATTTACCTTCCCGCGTGGCGATGCTTACCTGCGTTTATCGGCGCTGAAGTTCTGGCAAAATAGTTCTGTAAACAGCTTCCTGCCAGAATTGAAACTGCGGGCAGCCTATGGTCAGGCGGGTATCCAGCCTCAGCCTTTCGACCGTTACGTAACCATTACGCCAACAACGGTAGGGAACACAACGGCATTTTATTACGCCAATCAGCAGAGTAACCCGGCATTGGGCGTAGAGGTATCGGAAGAGTTGGAAATTGGAACCGACATGGTATTTAGCTTATTTAAAGGCAGCAGCTGGTTAAATGCCATTGCGCTATCAGCTACCTACTGGGATCGGAAAACAAAAGATGCTATCTACCAGGTTGACGTGGCTCCTTCTGTCGGACTGGGGAAACTGACCGATAATGCCTTTACCTTAGGTTCGAATGGGCTTCAGATGTCGTTAAATTCGACTGTTTACCATAGCTCTAATCTGAAATGGAATACGACGATCAATTTCGGTAAACAATCCTCCAAAATAATCGCCGTCCGGGGCGATGCTCCGATTATTGTTACATCGAATGCAGGTAGCACCAACTATGTCCTGAAAGCGGGCGAGAAAATCGGGCAGTTGTATGGCTACAAAACCATAGGTACTGTCGATGCGAAAGACCCCAACGGCAACTTCTTCATTCCACAGGCCGAACAGGAAGCTTATACGGTTGCCAGTAACGGGTTTGTTGTCAATAAAGCAACGAAACAGCCCTATTTCACGGCAGATAAATACAGTTTCGGTGATCCAAACCCGAAATTCAACATGTCGTTTATCAATGATCTGACCTTCAAGAACTTCCTTACTTTTGGTGTTCAGCTTGATTGGGTAAACGGTAGCCACCTGTACAATCAGACGAAAGAATGGATGTACAGAGATGGTATCCACAGCGATTATGCTAACCCCTTCACCATCGATGGGCAAACCGGTGCCTGGACGGCTTTCTACCGGGGTGTTTATGCACAGCGTACAGCCAACGGCACCAAAGATTATTTCTATGAAGATGCGTCGTTCCTGCGTCTGAGAAACATTTCTGTAGGTGTTGATCTGGCTAAAGTATTTAACATTCCGGCTGTTAAACGACTCCAGCTTGTTTTATCGGGACGTAATCTCTGGACGCTTACCAAGTACACGGGCTTTGATCCGGAAATCAGCTCAGGAACGTCGAACTCTGCCTGGGACAGAGGAACTGACCACAGCACGATGCCAAACTTTAAGTCGTACCAGGCTTCGTTGAACTTCGGATTTTAAGGAACCCCATCTCAAAAAACTGACCTTATGAACAAGTTAAAGATACTTGCCTTAACACTGGCTTTCTCCGGGTTTATGGCATCTTGTAAAGAACAACTGGACGTTAAGAACCCCAACCAGCCTTCGTCACCGGCCTTAAAAACCGAGACTGGTCTGATTGCCTTCGGCGAAGGGTTTTACGTGACCGGTTTTAGAGATGTAAAATATTACGATGGCGTGCCAGGGTATTTCTGGTCGGGAGCCATTGGTAATCATGAGTTAATGGGCGACGTCATCGGGACCGACATTGCTAACGTCTTTATTAACCAGATTGGTGCGCCAAACCAGATTACGCTCGATGACGGTACGATTTTGCTGAATCCGAACTCGCCCAATAAGCAGATCGATTTTATCCGGATTACAGCCAACGTCAACTCGACGGGTTTTCAGAACTCGATCTACTACGAATGGGCCTACATGTATAACATGAACAATGCCGCTAATACATTGTTAGCTAACATTGATGCGACTACGTTTTCGGGCGAAGCGGATACGAAAAAAGGCATTCTGAAAGCCTGGGCATACTGGTGGAAAGGCTACGCGTATTCCCGGATCGGTTCCATCTATTATGCCGGTATTATTAACGATAAGGCAAATGGGGAAGCCCTGAATGGTACAAACGGTAATTATGTGGCCAAAGAAGCCATGATTGCCGAAGCCAATAAAAACTTCGATGCAGCGGCTACAATTCTGAGTGGCTTGACGGCCAGCGCTGATTATACGGCTACGATGACGGGTTTAATTCCTAACTTTAACCGTGTTGGTAAAGGAGGAATATTGACGCCAGCCATGTGGGTTCGCAATATCAATACAATGAAAGCCCGGAATATACTGGTCAATACGCGTGTGAACGCCATGACAGCTGCTCAATGGGCCGAAATTCTGACGCTTACGAATAATGGTGTGCAGGCTTCTGATCTTGTCTTTACGGGTCGTTCCAATGCCGCCGGTGACTTCCTGTCTCCAACGGCTGGTACTGTTTCCGGGAAAACAACGGGTGCGAACAACACCTATAAAATCTCCGAACGGTTGATTCAGGATTTCAAAACGGGTGACCTTCGCCTGTCTAATAATTTCCAGCAAAGAGCCTCGGCATACATCGGGGAAACCTCACGGGGTAATGCGTTCTTTACCCGATGGAACCTGGTTAACCGGGGAGCGTCTGGTTCAGAAGGATTGGCCTCTGTTATTTCGTACTCAAACACGAATGCAGGCGGTTATGAATTATTCCTGGCAAGTTCGTACGAAGAAAACCAGTTGATGAAAGCAGAAGCGCTGATCTATACCAGTAAGATTGAGGAAGGTCTTGCCCTGATCGATGAGGTTCGCAAGGCACAGGGAGCCGGTCTGGCTGTCGTTACCGGAAAAAACCTGACGCTGGATGCGGCTAAAGAAGAACTACGTCGCGAACGTCGTATCGGTTTACTGTTCCGCGCCCTTTCATTCTACGATGCCCGTCGTTGGGGATTGCTTGAAACAGGCCGAAAAGGAGCTGTTGCGCTTAGCCGCACGGGGGTCGTTAGTACAAACGCAACCATCACCTACGGCTATCTGGATTACTGGGATGTACCGGATAACGAAATCGTCTATAATCCACCAACCAGCGGAAGCGCACCGACAAAAAATCCCAAAACCAATTAATCGGATTGCTGTCTACGAAGATTCGTTGATTAGCTAAGAAAACTCCCGGTATCAGTAGCTTTCAGCTGCGAACCGGGAGTTTTTGGTTTTGAGCGTATCGGGTGAATAACCGTAAACATCGAACGACAGCTTGAGAAACCGATACGATGGGTGTACCTTTGTGATACCTGAACGATATGAGCTGGCTTATCGCGTTTGAGCAATCAGGCGAGGAAAGTCCGGGCAGCGCAGAGCACTCTACTTCCTAACGGGAAGGAGGACGGCTGGGAACGGCCGTTCGACAGCCAGTGTCACAGAAAATATACCGCCGATTTTTCAATGAGCGAATGGGATAATGAGTGATTGAGTGAATAGCTGGCGCAAGCCGGTCCACTCAGGCAATAGTTCGCTCATTCGCTCATTGAAGAACTGGTAAGGGTGAAAAGGTGGGGTAAGAGCCTACCGCCCGGCGGGCGACCGACGGGGCAGGATAAACCTTAGGGGCTGAAAGACCAAATAAGCGTCGGATGTGGGGCTGCTCGTCCCCGTTCTGGAGTAATCCCAGCCGGGAACAATCCAGATGCCGACGCGGGTAGGTCGAATGAGGTGGCCGGTGACGACCATCCTAGATAAATGATAAGCCATTCGGTTAACCCCGGAGGACAGAACCCGGCTTATAGGCTCGTGTCAATCAGGTTTTTTGTCATGCGGACCTCCTGTCGGTAGGTAAGAGAACTAGAATTTTCTATATTCTCACTTACAGACAGGAAGTTCGCATTATTTTTTCAAAAACTTTCCTTACCTTTGCGGCCACGTTTTACAGGGGAGATGCGTCTCCCATCAAAACCAACAAGCACAAATGGCTGTTAAAATCCGTTTATCGCGTCGTGGACGCAAAAGAATGGCGATATACGACATCGTCGTGGCAGAATCAACTTCGCCCCGTGATGGCCGGTTCATCGAGAAAATCGGTTCGTATAATCCCAACACAGACCCTTCGACGGTTGTATTGAAGTCGGAGCGGGCCGTACATTGGCTCTTAGTTGGTGCTCAACCGACCGATACCGCCCGTTCGGTATTGTCGCATGAAGGCATCATGTATCGCAAACACCTGCAGGTAGGCGTTAACAAAGGCGCTATCACGCAGGAACAGGCTGATGAGAAATTCACAACCTGGAAAGATGATAAAGAGAATCGTAAAGCAGGTTCGGCCGATACCAAAACGCAAACCAAAGAGCAGGCTCGTGCCGCGCGTCTGGAAGCTGAGCGTAAGGTAAATGAAGCGCGTGCTGAAGCGATCGCTAAGAAAAACAAAGTGGAAGAACCTGTTGCCGAAGCACCTGCTGTAGAAGCAGCCGTTGAAGAGGCTCCAGCTACGGAAGCTGCTGCACCAGAAGAAACTCCCGTTGCAGACGCTCCTGCTGCGGAATAGTTTTTCGACCGGTCCGGTTATACCGGAAATCCGGAAAATGGATTAGTAAAGAGCCTGTTCGTTTGTGAGCAGGCTCTTTTTATGAGTAAGGCAACCAGTCGGCGTTCCGGCGGGAAGCCGTACTTTTGCCAGAAAATGCGGCTTCTCAGCTGCTTCCCCTATGACTAAGGACGATTGCTATCAGGTAGGCCATATCACCAAGACGCATGGCGTAAGTGGTGAACTGGTTCTTTATTTAGACGTTGATAACGCCAGTGAGTATGCCGATCTGGAATCGGTACTGTTGGAGGTGAAAGGCGACTTGATCCCGTATTTCATCGAATCCATCGCTATCGTGAAAGGTAGCCGGGCAATTATTGCCTTTGAGGACGTTGATACCATCGAACAGGCCGAACGACTGATCAATTGCGGTGCTTATTTACCGCTCGATGAACTGGAACCGATTACGGATGAAACCCGATTCTATTTCCATGAGATTGTCGGCTATCAGGTAGTCGATGCACAGGAAGGACCTTTAGGCACAGTTCGTGGTGTGTATGCCATGAATGCACAGGATCTGATCGCCATGGATTATCTCGGTAAAGAGGTTCTGATTCCCATCAATAGCGATATTGTGAAAACGGTAGACCGGGCTAATCAGAAGCTGAATGTTGCCCTACCGGATGGTTTGTTGGCGATCTACATGGAAGAGGACAGCAAAGAAAAGCCAGAAGTTAATGGCGACGAGGACGATACCGATGAGGATTGATATTATTACCTGTTTGCCCCGATTATTGGACAGCTTTTTTGCGCATTCCATTCTTCAGCGGGCGCAACAGGGTGGTTATGTGGAGGTTGTCGCGCATGATCTGCGTGACTTTACGGCCGATAAACATCGGCGGGTAGACGATTATGCCTTTGGCGGAGGAGCCGGTATGGTGATGCAGATCGAGCCGATTGCCCGCTGCATCCGGTCTTTGCAGGCCGAACGTACCTACGACGAGCTTATTTACATGACGCCTGATGGTGAACGTCTGAATCAGCAAACGGCTAATTCGCTTTCGTTACGTCAGAATTTAATTATCCTCTGCGGACATTACAAAGGGGTCGATGAGCGCGTTCGTGAGTTATTTATTACCAAAGAAATCAGCATTGGCGATTATGTGCTATCGGGTGGTGAACTGGCAGCGGCTGTGCTTTCCGACGCTATAATCCGGTTATTGCCTGGCGTGCTTAATGATGAAACATCGGCTTTAACGGACTCCTTTCAGGATAATTTACTGGCTCCTCCGGTCTACACCCGCCCGGCCGAATTTGAAGGCCATCGCGTACCTGATATTCTGTTATCGGGCCACGAAGCCAAAATTGACGAGTGGCGGTATGAACAGGCACTGGAACGAACACGGATGCGGAGACCCGATTTGCTGGAGTAGGAGGGTCCTCCTAAACTAAACGATAGAGAAATAATTGGAATGGCTGATTTGGGGTTATTTATATTCCCAAATCAGCATCAGGAGCGGCTGGAATTGGTGAGTTCATATTGTCGAAGTAAGCCAACAATAGCCATTACAGATCACCAGACGTACGTTCCGACAGAACCAGCTGGCAACGATGTGCTAATCTGTTTGCCATTTTCGCGGATATTAAAAGCCTGTGCTGACGCCTTCGTATTCAATACAATCACGACTTTTCGGCCATCCGGTGTTTTAAACGCCACATTTGGCAGCGTTTCTGACGTATTGGACTGAATCCTTACTGAACCCGGACGGACAAATTTTGACGCAACGGCTACATTGTAATAAGCCGGATTACGGGTTATGGTATTGCCAGCTATTGTAATGGCCCCCAGGCATTCTGTGCACCCGCCAACAGTATGAGGTTGCTGCTTCGGGTCTGCTGCCAGGTTCCATTCCAGCACCGTCCGGCTCCAGTTTCGGGTGGCGCCAATAATCAGTGTCTTCACGTGCCAGGCCAGATCACCCTTCAGATTCCCCGGTGCACCAATCCACTGTTCGGTGAAGTACAGGTTCTTATCCGGATGGGCATCATGAACCTTCGAGAGTGCTTCAATGGGCCCGGCATACAGGTGAAACGCTGATCCGTCGACGTACTTTTTGGCTTCCGGATCGTTCAGGATCGAAATCGGGTAGTCG
This window harbors:
- a CDS encoding RagB/SusD family nutrient uptake outer membrane protein; the encoded protein is MNKLKILALTLAFSGFMASCKEQLDVKNPNQPSSPALKTETGLIAFGEGFYVTGFRDVKYYDGVPGYFWSGAIGNHELMGDVIGTDIANVFINQIGAPNQITLDDGTILLNPNSPNKQIDFIRITANVNSTGFQNSIYYEWAYMYNMNNAANTLLANIDATTFSGEADTKKGILKAWAYWWKGYAYSRIGSIYYAGIINDKANGEALNGTNGNYVAKEAMIAEANKNFDAAATILSGLTASADYTATMTGLIPNFNRVGKGGILTPAMWVRNINTMKARNILVNTRVNAMTAAQWAEILTLTNNGVQASDLVFTGRSNAAGDFLSPTAGTVSGKTTGANNTYKISERLIQDFKTGDLRLSNNFQQRASAYIGETSRGNAFFTRWNLVNRGASGSEGLASVISYSNTNAGGYELFLASSYEENQLMKAEALIYTSKIEEGLALIDEVRKAQGAGLAVVTGKNLTLDAAKEELRRERRIGLLFRALSFYDARRWGLLETGRKGAVALSRTGVVSTNATITYGYLDYWDVPDNEIVYNPPTSGSAPTKNPKTN
- a CDS encoding SusC/RagA family TonB-linked outer membrane protein, yielding MRRNLLLSLLLVCSTWAFCWAQERKITGKVSSAEDGTTLPGVSVVVKGTTVGAVTDGSGTYSIAAPAKGALVFSFIGMASKEVEIGANSVIDVKLATDTKQLAEIVVTGVGVATDKRKIAISVESVSGKDLPQTPSASVDQALIGKIPGAQITSRSGTPGADVNILLRGINTINRGTQPMILIDGIQMGATSLQTIDLNSIERVEVVQGAAAATIYGAQGANGVIQLFTKKGKNGVLNIDFSSSIAENTYLNVGGLSKAKFHAFATDASNNIIGSSGKPIVYDALNGIYSENVQYNSTDPTVTNSKPYNANLLYHDHFDYFFKPAQTVNNSVSISGGSQKADFGLSASNSHQESNIINNGYWDRSNLSANIGMQLAKGLTLRSITQLAYTKSTLKTSDRTILFSLLNAYPLADFDLTTTDGSIPYNMNQTIGINASNPSYRQAYTRNNDNKVDIIQNLNLNYKFPKYVDLDLKYGLNFQTQNRDLEYMNQANNANNKYWLTQGSTNYISNYNTTNTGDLTKYVNSKVFQNFLATATASFDFKEDFHLNVPIKSTTQALFDWRNSQVKEYTSAGIGLPAAYSPYNAANTTSWRVYRDYSEPFITYGYLLNQRFEYGEFAGISGGFRSDYSSAFGQGSKPFTFPRGDAYLRLSALKFWQNSSVNSFLPELKLRAAYGQAGIQPQPFDRYVTITPTTVGNTTAFYYANQQSNPALGVEVSEELEIGTDMVFSLFKGSSWLNAIALSATYWDRKTKDAIYQVDVAPSVGLGKLTDNAFTLGSNGLQMSLNSTVYHSSNLKWNTTINFGKQSSKIIAVRGDAPIIVTSNAGSTNYVLKAGEKIGQLYGYKTIGTVDAKDPNGNFFIPQAEQEAYTVASNGFVVNKATKQPYFTADKYSFGDPNPKFNMSFINDLTFKNFLTFGVQLDWVNGSHLYNQTKEWMYRDGIHSDYANPFTIDGQTGAWTAFYRGVYAQRTANGTKDYFYEDASFLRLRNISVGVDLAKVFNIPAVKRLQLVLSGRNLWTLTKYTGFDPEISSGTSNSAWDRGTDHSTMPNFKSYQASLNFGF
- the rimM gene encoding ribosome maturation factor RimM (Essential for efficient processing of 16S rRNA), translating into MTKDDCYQVGHITKTHGVSGELVLYLDVDNASEYADLESVLLEVKGDLIPYFIESIAIVKGSRAIIAFEDVDTIEQAERLINCGAYLPLDELEPITDETRFYFHEIVGYQVVDAQEGPLGTVRGVYAMNAQDLIAMDYLGKEVLIPINSDIVKTVDRANQKLNVALPDGLLAIYMEEDSKEKPEVNGDEDDTDED
- a CDS encoding TonB-dependent receptor family protein produces the protein MTQRSFPYTKKHFRRSVTGFVLYLVLGQYAPVAIGQLKTDTDSIRTHTLNQITVKGVRPTVVESLPEVHNTYLMGGKRSEVIRLSDIDVNVAEKNPRQVFARIPGVFIYDMDGTGNQINIATRGLDPHRSWENNIRQNGIITNSDMYGYPASHYSPPMESIDRIEFVRGMGSLQYGAQFGGMLNYVTKGADTSRRFSFQTLNSVGTYGLLSTYNAIGGRVGKWTYYAYYYRRHSNGYRENSKSDAEAQLGRLHFQATKRLGLTAELGRSTYTYQIPGPLTDAMFAQDPRQSTRSRNYFNPDIYVPSLKLAWQISDRTSLLWTTSAVLGARNSVQIDAFATIPDTVNRMTGQYRPRQVDVDHFNSYTTEARILHQYKLGSVGGALAAGVQLMRTDLHRQQLGVGSTGSDFDLSLSTPFKRDLHYRTKNIAFFAENNLNLTDRLTISPGIRIESGTTEMRGTITYYDPANLPTNISHHFALLGVNANYKLTDEVKLYGGWSQAYRPVVFKDIIPASTYEQIDKNLKDAYGYNAELGIEGRWQGVHINLTLFDLLYRNRLGTLLLTNPDGTNYIFRTNIGDSRSTGIEALLESQLIRTDKVLISGFTSTAVNHARYINGQVSTGSENRSVKGNQVESAPRWTTRNGLTARYGTASLTLQYSYVSQTFSDPLNTTVASANGAIGPVSAYSLWDLNGTWHIGRQLTLRGSVNNLLNRQYFTKRPTFYPGPGVWPSDGRSAVLTVGLTF
- a CDS encoding 30S ribosomal protein S16, encoding MAVKIRLSRRGRKRMAIYDIVVAESTSPRDGRFIEKIGSYNPNTDPSTVVLKSERAVHWLLVGAQPTDTARSVLSHEGIMYRKHLQVGVNKGAITQEQADEKFTTWKDDKENRKAGSADTKTQTKEQARAARLEAERKVNEARAEAIAKKNKVEEPVAEAPAVEAAVEEAPATEAAAPEETPVADAPAAE
- the trmD gene encoding tRNA (guanosine(37)-N1)-methyltransferase TrmD, which codes for MRIDIITCLPRLLDSFFAHSILQRAQQGGYVEVVAHDLRDFTADKHRRVDDYAFGGGAGMVMQIEPIARCIRSLQAERTYDELIYMTPDGERLNQQTANSLSLRQNLIILCGHYKGVDERVRELFITKEISIGDYVLSGGELAAAVLSDAIIRLLPGVLNDETSALTDSFQDNLLAPPVYTRPAEFEGHRVPDILLSGHEAKIDEWRYEQALERTRMRRPDLLE